In the genome of Microcoleus vaginatus PCC 9802, the window AATGGGAGGAATGAATAACCCCCACAAGGGCGGTGGAGATGGATACACGAATTATCAAATGTCTACCGACCCTAAAGTCAATCAATCGCCTGCTAAAGCAGAAAAGAATCGGGCTGATTTGTCGATCGTGGGCGATCGTCTCCTGGCCGCGACTACCGGGGAATCTAATTCCTCAAAGCTGCTTTATCCGGGTTCTGCACCGATGGAAACTGACAAGTTCGACCTCGAACTCGGCGGAGATAAAACTCTGTTAGACACGCCAGACGGACAGCCGGCTAAGGCTCAACCCGTATTCGACCGCAGCGATCCCGATGCCAAACTTTTAGAGAGAGTAGGCGCCGCCTTTCAGGATGCTTCTGCTTTCGTGAAAGATAGCGCTGAAGATGCTAAGGAAAGCTCAGTTACGAAACTCAATCCGCTGCAAAAATAAGCAAGCAGAACTTGCGCGGTATCGCCGATGTGTAGGGGCTTTTTCAGAAGTGTCCCTACACAATTCCATAAAAGACTTACGCAGAACTTGTATTCTATATCTTTCTTGGACGCAGAATTTGTAGGGTGCGCTCGGCGCACCCTACCCTATATTAATCGTGTAAAATTACTTATTTCGTCAGTCCTGTATATGTAGGGTGGTTATGGCGCACCTTACGCTATATGTATCGTGTAAAACTACTTACTTTTTTCGTAAGCCCTTTATGTGTAGGGTGGTTATGGCGCACCTTACGGATATTTTATATTTTAGGTTGGGATGGGAAATTTATAGGACTTGCGCCAAAAATGGAAAAGTGAACCATTGAAATTGCGGCGCTCCGGCTGGCAATGACAACTGGCAATGACCGAGTTTTCTCATTAATGCACAAGCCCTGCTTTTATGGCTCTAAAGAAACTTTGTTTTATTTACCTTTGGAGTCAGAAACCTCAGAAATCAAATCGTCTTTATCAACTTTCGGTACAAAATCAGGGCGTTCTTTGGCTTCCCAACCGGGGGGGCGCTTGGAGTTGTACCACGCGACGGAGCCGATCGTAGTTGCGGCAATAAAGCCAGCAACAAGAAGTGCTATTGGAGTGTTCAAGCTGACACTTGATTCCGGCACGGGCTGCTGCATCAGCAGATCAATCATTACTCGCTTGATGGGTGCAACAACAACTGCTATGGGAGTGGTCAAGCTGATATCTATCATTAGGCTAAATCCTTATCTACTCTACTTTTACATTATTTTAAGTGCTAAGGACGTTTGGTTGATATATCTGAAGGCTGAAAAAGTGGCAGTATTGCGGTCATAATGTTTAGAGCTTGAAAATAGGAGAGCTGATTTTATGCCGTTGGGGACAATAGCATTGCTGTTGGCTGCTAGTTTCAGCCTGGGTGCTTTACCGCTAACGGAATGGGCGGTGCGAGTGTTTAGCCGCCGAGATTTGAGGGCGCTGGGCACGGGGAATGTGGGGGTGTCTGCAGCTTTCATTCACGGGGGGAAATTAGCGGGAATTGCTGCGGTGTTGGTAGAAATTGCCAGAGGTATTGTGCCAGTTTTGGCGGGGCGATTTTGCTTCCCGGATGCACCTGCGATCGCGATCGCCCTGTTAATTCCTCTAGTTGCGGGCAGATATGCGATCGCCCGAGGTGGAGGCGTGACCAACGCGGTTTGGGGTCTTTTGGTATTTTCGCCGCCAGTGGCTGTATCATCCGGCATTTGGGGGCTGCTGGCGTGGGGTTTGGCACAGCGGTGGTGGGGTGAGGGCGATCGGGCGAGACTCTTTGCTTCCCGTTGCGGGTGTCTGTGTACCCCAATCTGGGTTTGGGTGTGGCGACAATCAATGCCTGAATTTTTAGCAGCAACAGGATTAGCTTTGTTGTTAGCAGCAATTAATTTCACTCAGGGTGATGATATGGCTTTATCTAAATCAGAACAATTGTTTTCTCTTGATGACTCGTTAGATGCTGCAATCTGCGGCGATAAAGCTGCTAAATTGTCTCAACTGAAACGCGCAGGTTTTAACGTACCTACGGGTTTTATATTGTCATCGAAGGAAGAAGGAAGAGGGAAGAAGGAAGAAGGAAGAGGGGAGAAGGAAGAAGGAAGAAGGAAGAAGGAAGAAGGAAGAGGGAAGAAGGAAGAGGGAAGAGGGGATGAGGAAAATGCCGATCGACTGTTAATCAGTAATTCTGTAATCCAAAATCTAAAATCCAAAATCCAAAATCGAATGATTGTGCGTTCTTCTGCTGCGGGAGAAGATGGCGATACGAGTTCGGCCGCGGGACAATATCAAACTATTGGCCCTGTTTTCACCGAAGCCGAATTGCTCGATGCAATTAATCGCTGCCGCCAGTCTTATTGGACTTCCGAAGCTGTGGCTTACCGCCGCCAACGACAACTTCCCAATACCCAAATGGCTGTATTGATTCAGCCTTACATTGACAGCCAAATTGCGGGAGTCATGTTCAGCCGCAATCCTTTAGATGGCGGTTCCCAGATTATTATTGAAGCTTTGCCTGGAGGTGCTGAATCAGTTGTCGGCGGACAAGTTACTCCGGTTCATTTAGAAATAGATTTTAGTATACCTGAATCATTAGAAGAAAGTTTAAGTGAATTTGAAAATAATTCAATTATTGATAAATCGATTATAGCAAAATTGGTGAAACAAGCGCAAGCAATCGAAGCTTTTTTTCACGGCATCCCGCAGGATATTGAGTGGAGTTGGGACGGGGAAAAAGTTTGGATTTTGCAAAGCCGACCGATTACAAATTTACAGCCGTTTTGGACGCGCACTATTGCAGCAGAAGTGATTCCCGGTGCAATTCGTCCGCTAACTTGGTCGATTAATCGGCCGTTGACTTGCGGGGTGTGGGGAGAGATTTTTCAGGTGGTTTTGGGCGATCGCGCGATCGGTTTAAATTTTAACGAAACGGCAACTTTGCTTGGTTCTCACGCCTATTTTAATGCGACTTTGTTGGGCGAAATTTTTCGGATGATGGGATTGCCAGAGCAGGGTTTGGAATTTTTGCTGAGAGGGCAAAAAATGGGCAAGCCGCCTTTGGGCAAGATTTTGCCTTCTTTGCCCGGTTTGTGGCGTTTGGTGCAACGGGAGAGGGCGCTGAATGCAGAATTTAAACGCGATCGCACTTCTATTTTCCTCCCCGCACTCCAAAAATTGGAGAAGGAAGAAGGAAGTTCGGCAACGGATTTAACGGAATTGTTGGAGAGAGCCGAACAAATTCAGGAGTTGCTAAAACCGATTACTTACTACAATATATTAGGGCCGATCGGGCTGGCTATTCGCAAGGCAATTTTTCGCGTTTCTGATGAATGGCTGGACAATGACAGCGCTCCTGAAATTGCTTC includes:
- a CDS encoding PEP-utilizing protein: MPLGTIALLLAASFSLGALPLTEWAVRVFSRRDLRALGTGNVGVSAAFIHGGKLAGIAAVLVEIARGIVPVLAGRFCFPDAPAIAIALLIPLVAGRYAIARGGGVTNAVWGLLVFSPPVAVSSGIWGLLAWGLAQRWWGEGDRARLFASRCGCLCTPIWVWVWRQSMPEFLAATGLALLLAAINFTQGDDMALSKSEQLFSLDDSLDAAICGDKAAKLSQLKRAGFNVPTGFILSSKEEGRGKKEEGRGEKEEGRRKKEEGRGKKEEGRGDEENADRLLISNSVIQNLKSKIQNRMIVRSSAAGEDGDTSSAAGQYQTIGPVFTEAELLDAINRCRQSYWTSEAVAYRRQRQLPNTQMAVLIQPYIDSQIAGVMFSRNPLDGGSQIIIEALPGGAESVVGGQVTPVHLEIDFSIPESLEESLSEFENNSIIDKSIIAKLVKQAQAIEAFFHGIPQDIEWSWDGEKVWILQSRPITNLQPFWTRTIAAEVIPGAIRPLTWSINRPLTCGVWGEIFQVVLGDRAIGLNFNETATLLGSHAYFNATLLGEIFRMMGLPEQGLEFLLRGQKMGKPPLGKILPSLPGLWRLVQRERALNAEFKRDRTSIFLPALQKLEKEEGSSATDLTELLERAEQIQELLKPITYYNILGPIGLAIRKAIFRVSDEWLDNDSAPEIASVRGLQQLAKKLRQAAVSQPDETVSFAHLAQTFAETPPLQAEFEKWLDIYGYLSEVGTDIAVPTWREQPETYQKLLITMAQKAEITLVEKRKLSLTLGQKWRLDKCQERASVKNEISQIYARLLAHLRWTFLEIEACGLAMQVFQESGDIFYLEFGEIQQWIRSGASVSFKDTISQRRDRLLADRDRPIPPVVYGNLLPNSQKRSIELATSATNIMQGIPASIGRVEGFVKICRTASTDLGENAIAVVPYTDAGWAPLLLGATAIIAEVGGQLSHGAIIAREYKIPAVMNISEATTRLRDGQKVRVDGYLGTVELLE